The DNA region CAGGTAATTCTGGTATATCATATTCTTTAACCCAAACTACATTATGTTCTTCATCCAATAAAATATTTACACGTCCAGAAAAACCATTTTCTTCAATAAATACGCCCAATTCTTTAGCCAGTTGACCATGTGGCCAAAAATCAGATAAAATACGTAAGTTTTCTAATTCCATATCTTCTGCCCAAGCTTTTTTAGAAGGTGTTGCTTCTACATTAATTCCCAATGGAATTGTATTGCTTTCCTCAAACTGCTCATAATTATCATCAAGTGCTTTCATCTGTTTTGTGCAAACCCCAGTCCAGGCTAATGGGTGAAATGATAGTAAGACTTTCTTCCCTTTAAAATCATTGAGCGATACTTTGTTCTCATTTTGATCTTCAAGAGTAAAGTTCTTTAAATTTTCGCCTACTTTTATTGTCATCATAATCAACTCCTTGTAATAATGTTAAATATTCAAAATTTCTACTGTTTAAGTAAGTATTTAATGATAACTATTACTATTTAAATTAATTATAACATTACAAAGAGTATAAATCAAGTATTTTAATAGATTAATTGATTTTTCAATTCCTTTAAGGCTTTACTTAATTGATCAGGGCAGGAAGTGCCATTCTTACATCTTATACCTGCTAACTTTTTTATAATTTTATCAACCTTTTCCCCTTCTACCAAACTTGATAATCCAGCAAG from Halanaerobiaceae bacterium ANBcell28 includes:
- a CDS encoding redoxin domain-containing protein; translated protein: MTIKVGENLKNFTLEDQNENKVSLNDFKGKKVLLSFHPLAWTGVCTKQMKALDDNYEQFEESNTIPLGINVEATPSKKAWAEDMELENLRILSDFWPHGQLAKELGVFIEENGFSGRVNILLDEEHNVVWVKEYDIPELPDIEEVLEKTAE
- a CDS encoding TIGR03905 family TSCPD domain-containing protein, with the protein product MYIFNTKGTCASEIKIKVNDNKIIEKIEFVGGCNGNLAGLSSLVEGEKVDKIIKKLAGIRCKNGTSCPDQLSKALKELKNQLIY